A genomic window from Herbiconiux aconitum includes:
- a CDS encoding enoyl-CoA hydratase-related protein — protein sequence MDDATQDPTRMAEVPLTGGARITIERRGHVVLIGINRPDRDNRFDPDAYYGLAKAYYDFDNDPSLRVAVVFGHGRSLSRGVDVDAFNALTSTGQHLELTDGMADPFFKSAHLSKPLVFVAHGDTWNMGHELFLTADIRVASQDVEFGQDETTHARFPGGGGTIRFPREVGWASAMRYILTGDHWGADQAERMGMVQFVESDREAAIAKGIEVAEKVAACAPLGIKTSLESAHLAIDESEAAAFAKLDEQYGALYRTDDFAEGRRAEAEGRPPVYSGR from the coding sequence ATGGATGACGCTACGCAAGACCCGACCCGCATGGCCGAAGTCCCGCTGACGGGAGGGGCGAGAATCACGATCGAACGTCGCGGGCACGTCGTGCTCATCGGAATCAACCGTCCCGACCGCGACAATCGTTTCGATCCCGACGCCTACTACGGGCTCGCCAAGGCCTACTACGACTTCGACAACGACCCGAGCCTCCGGGTGGCCGTCGTGTTCGGCCACGGCCGATCGTTGTCGCGGGGAGTCGACGTGGATGCCTTCAACGCTCTGACCTCGACGGGGCAGCATCTCGAACTGACAGACGGCATGGCTGATCCCTTCTTCAAGTCCGCTCACCTCAGCAAGCCGCTCGTCTTCGTGGCACACGGCGACACCTGGAACATGGGTCATGAACTGTTCCTCACAGCCGACATCCGCGTCGCCAGTCAAGACGTCGAGTTCGGTCAGGACGAAACCACCCACGCGCGCTTCCCCGGAGGCGGTGGAACCATCCGCTTCCCCCGTGAGGTCGGGTGGGCGTCAGCGATGCGTTACATCTTGACCGGCGACCATTGGGGCGCCGACCAGGCGGAGCGGATGGGCATGGTGCAGTTCGTGGAATCCGATCGCGAAGCAGCGATCGCCAAGGGGATCGAGGTGGCCGAGAAGGTCGCCGCCTGCGCCCCCCTCGGCATCAAGACTTCTCTGGAGTCGGCGCACCTGGCGATCGACGAGTCGGAGGCCGCAGCGTTCGCGAAACTCGACGAACAATACGGCGCGCTCTACCGAACCGACGACTTCGCCGAGGGCCGACGCGCCGAGGCGGAAGGCCGGCCACCCGTCTACTCCGGGCGCTGA